The Halorubrum sp. BV1 genome contains the following window.
ACGGGCTACGTCGACCGGCTGGCGAACGGTCCCGGGATCGTCGGTCTCGGCGCGCTCCACGGCCTGCTCCCGTGTCCGATCCTCTACCCGGCGTACCTCTACGCGTTCGCGAGCGGGTCGGCGACGAGCGGGGCGGTCGCGCTTGGCGCGCTCGGCGTGGGGACGATGCCCGCGGTGTTCCTCTACGGGACGCTGATCGAGAGCGTCGACGCGGTCCACCGCAGGCGGGTCCACCGGCTGCTCGGGCTGGCGTTCGTCGCGCTCGGCTACGTGCTGTTCGCGCACGGGCTGATGGCGGTCGGCGTCCACATCCCCCACCCGAGCCTCCCGTTCTGGAACCCGCTCGACGTCGCCGGCGGTCACGGAGGGATGTGACGTGAGCGCGAGCGCGTCGAACGAGACGGGAGACGCAGCCGACGGCTGTACCCTCTGTGACCTCCCGACCGACGGCGTCGACGTCACTGACGACGAAGGGAACCGCTTCTGTTGTGCCGGCTGTCGAGACGTGTACGCCGCCCTCGGCGACGTCGACGTCGACGCCGACGACGTGCGCTCGCGGCGGACCGCGACCGCCGACGGGAACGCCGCTCGGAGCGCGGCCGACGCGGCTGACGCGGACGGTGTCGTCGACGGCGACAGCGACGCGTCAGCGGTTCCGGCCGACCACGAGGCGACGTTCCTCGAAGTGGACGGAATGCACTGTGCGACCTGCGAGGCGTTCATCGAGACGGTCGCGACGAACACCGAGGGCGTGAGCGCCGCGAGCGCGAGCTACGTCACGGACACGGTTCGGATCGACCACGATCCCGGCTCGGTCTCCACCGACGACCTCTCCGAGGCCGTGAGCGGGCTCGGCTACAGCGCGTACGCCCGAGACGACGCCTTCGAGCGCCGTCGCGCCGACAACATGGCGACGGCGCGGCTGGCTGCCGGCGTGCTCGTCGGCATGGCGGTCATGCTCCAGTACATCGTCATCATCTACCCCACCTACTTCGCGTTCCCCTTCTACAACGAGCGCACGCTGGAGTACCTCAATCAGGCGATGTCGTCGACCTCCGGCACCTACTTTTTCATCGTCATCGCGGTGTTGACGACGGTCGTGCTGTTCGTGACGGGCAAGCCGATCCTCAGAGGGGCGTACGTCAGCGCCAAGACGCGGTCGCCGAACATGGATCTCCTCGTCGCGCTCGCGGCCGTCAGCGCGTACGTCTACAGCACGCTCGCCGTGATCTTCGTCGAGTCGCCCTCCGTCTACTACGACGTGACCGTCGCGATCATCGTGATCGTCACTGTCGGGAACCGCTACGAGGACGCGATCAAGTCGCGCGCGACCGAACTGCTCTCGGATCTCACCGCCGTACAGGTCGACTCGGCGCGGCGGGTCGCCCGGGCCGGAGCCGACGGCGACGATGGCGAAGACGGAGCGACCGAGGAGGTCGCCATCGACGCCCTCGCCCCCGACGACCGCGTGCTCGTGCGCGCCGGCGAGCGGGTTCCGGTCGACGGCGAGGTCGTCGACGGCGATGCCGCGGTCGACGAGTCGGTGGTCACCGGGGAGTCGATGCCCGTTCGGAAGACGCCCGGCGACGCGGTGGTCGGCGGGTCGGTCGTCGCCGACGGCTCCGTGACGGTCGCGGTCGGCCCGGACGCGAGTTCCAGCCTCGACCGCGTCTCCGAGTTGGTGTGGGACCTCCAGAGCGGGAACCACGGGGTCCAGAAGCTCGCGGACCGGCTGGCGACCATCTTCGTCCCCGCGGTGCTGTCGATCGCCGTCGTCGCCGCCGGGGCCAACCTCGCGCTCGGCAACGGGGTGACGCGGGCGATGCTCGTCGGACTCACGGTGCTCATCGTCTCGTGTCCGTGCGCGCTCGGGCTCGCGACGCCGCTCGCGGTGGCGGCGGGCATCCGCGACGCCTTGGAGCGAAACATCGTGATATTCGACGACACCGTCTTCGAGCGGGTCCGCGACGCCGACACCGCCGTCTTCGACAAGACGGGGACGCTGACGACGGGCGAGATGCGCGTAGTCGCCCGCGAGATCGACGACGACCTGCTCCGGCTCGCGGCCGCGCTCGAAGAGCGGTCCGCTCATCCGGTCGGACAGGCGATCGCGGCGGCGCGAGCGGCGGGCGACGCCGCCGACATCGCCGAGCCAACGGGTTCCGGCGACGACGACGCGGCTCCCGCGGTCGCCGACGGCGGGACGGCGGCGACCGACCGGACGGAAAGCGGGGAACCGCTCGGCGGCGACTCGCAGTCGCCCGACGTCGCCGACTTCGAGAGCCACGCTCGGGGCGTCTCCGGAACCGTCGACGGGACGCCGGTCGTCGTCGGACACCCCGACCTCTTCGACGAGCGGGGGTGGGCGGTGCCGGACCGGATCCGGGAGGCGGTCGCGGACGCCCGCGACGTCGGACGCGTCCCGGTTGCGGTCGGTCGCGACGGCGCGGCCGAGGGCGTGATCGTCGTCGGCGACGAGCTTCGCGAGGGGTGGGAGGAGACGGTGACCGCGCTCGACGGCCGCGGCGTCGACGTGGTCGTCCTCACGGGCGACGACGAGCGCGCGGCCACGGTGTTCAACGAACACGACGCCGTCTCTTCGGTGTTCGCCGGCGTTCCGCCCGAGGGGAAAGCCGAGACCGTCGAGCGGCTGAAAGCCAACGGACTCACCGTGATGGTGGGCGACGGGACCAACGACGCGCCCGCGCTCGCGGCGGCGGATCTGGGGATCGCGCTCGGCGGCGGCACGGCGATGGCGGCCGACGCCGCCGACGTCGCGATCGTCGACGACGACCTCGGCTCCGTGGCGACCGTCTTCGAACTCGCGCGCGCGGCCGGCCGGCGGGTGAAAGGAAACATC
Protein-coding sequences here:
- a CDS encoding cation-translocating P-type ATPase, yielding MSASASNETGDAADGCTLCDLPTDGVDVTDDEGNRFCCAGCRDVYAALGDVDVDADDVRSRRTATADGNAARSAADAADADGVVDGDSDASAVPADHEATFLEVDGMHCATCEAFIETVATNTEGVSAASASYVTDTVRIDHDPGSVSTDDLSEAVSGLGYSAYARDDAFERRRADNMATARLAAGVLVGMAVMLQYIVIIYPTYFAFPFYNERTLEYLNQAMSSTSGTYFFIVIAVLTTVVLFVTGKPILRGAYVSAKTRSPNMDLLVALAAVSAYVYSTLAVIFVESPSVYYDVTVAIIVIVTVGNRYEDAIKSRATELLSDLTAVQVDSARRVARAGADGDDGEDGATEEVAIDALAPDDRVLVRAGERVPVDGEVVDGDAAVDESVVTGESMPVRKTPGDAVVGGSVVADGSVTVAVGPDASSSLDRVSELVWDLQSGNHGVQKLADRLATIFVPAVLSIAVVAAGANLALGNGVTRAMLVGLTVLIVSCPCALGLATPLAVAAGIRDALERNIVIFDDTVFERVRDADTAVFDKTGTLTTGEMRVVAREIDDDLLRLAAALEERSAHPVGQAIAAARAAGDAADIAEPTGSGDDDAAPAVADGGTAATDRTESGEPLGGDSQSPDVADFESHARGVSGTVDGTPVVVGHPDLFDERGWAVPDRIREAVADARDVGRVPVAVGRDGAAEGVIVVGDELREGWEETVTALDGRGVDVVVLTGDDERAATVFNEHDAVSSVFAGVPPEGKAETVERLKANGLTVMVGDGTNDAPALAAADLGIALGGGTAMAADAADVAIVDDDLGSVATVFELARAAGRRVKGNIGWAFLYNAVAIPLAALGLLNPLFAAVAMGLSSLLVVTNSSRALLSDEA